One genomic region from Danio aesculapii chromosome 24, fDanAes4.1, whole genome shotgun sequence encodes:
- the LOC130218687 gene encoding transcription factor 21 isoform X2, translating into MSTGSVSDPEDLQSISHCLDDSEDDFSLDDGLKPKSKTPRGAASNTNKPQMKLAKDGRQSQRNAANARERARMRVLSKAFSRLKTSLPWVPADTKLSKLDTLRLASSYISHLRQLLQDDTYHNNLAHPANLV; encoded by the coding sequence ATGTCCACGGGTTCAGTGAGTGATCCCGAAGACCTGCAGTCCATCTCTCACTGTCTGGACGACTCTGAAGATGACTTTAGTCTGGATGACGGTCTGAAACCAAAGAGCAAAACTCCTCGAGGCGCTGCCAGCAACACCAACAAGCCCCAAATGAAGCTGGCGAAAGATGGCAGACAGTCTCAGAGGAACGCAGCTAATGCCAGAGAAAGAGCGCGTATGAGGGTCCTGAGTAAAGCCTTCTCGCGACTGAAGACCAGTCTACCGTGGGTCCCTGCAGATACTAAACTGTCCAAGCTGGACACACTGCGTTTGGCCTCCAGCTACATCTCACACCTCCGACAACTCCTGCAGGATGACACGTACCACAACAACCTCGCACACCCTGCCAACCTGGTATGA
- the LOC130218687 gene encoding transcription factor 21 isoform X1, with the protein MSTGSVSDPEDLQSISHCLDDSEDDFSLDDGLKPKSKTPRGAASNTNKPQMKLAKDGRQSQRNAANARERARMRVLSKAFSRLKTSLPWVPADTKLSKLDTLRLASSYISHLRQLLQDDTYHNNLAHPANLTWPFVVSAPSEDTKDISAAVRLCGATA; encoded by the exons ATGTCCACGGGTTCAGTGAGTGATCCCGAAGACCTGCAGTCCATCTCTCACTGTCTGGACGACTCTGAAGATGACTTTAGTCTGGATGACGGTCTGAAACCAAAGAGCAAAACTCCTCGAGGCGCTGCCAGCAACACCAACAAGCCCCAAATGAAGCTGGCGAAAGATGGCAGACAGTCTCAGAGGAACGCAGCTAATGCCAGAGAAAGAGCGCGTATGAGGGTCCTGAGTAAAGCCTTCTCGCGACTGAAGACCAGTCTACCGTGGGTCCCTGCAGATACTAAACTGTCCAAGCTGGACACACTGCGTTTGGCCTCCAGCTACATCTCACACCTCCGACAACTCCTGCAGGATGACACGTACCACAACAACCTCGCACACCCTGCCAACCTG acctGGCCTTTTGTGGTCTCAGCACCATCAGAGGACACCAAAGACATTTCTGCAGCGGTCAGACTCTGTGGAGCTACAGCATAA